A single window of Archangium gephyra DNA harbors:
- a CDS encoding hybrid sensor histidine kinase/response regulator yields MSLRVLLIDDSLADQRALRRALEKDTETRWEVEQASSAEEGLERLGHSPLPDALVLDFHLPGMDGVSLLRELRERCKERMPAVVVYTGSGSEAVAVAAMKAGAHDYLLKETFTPERLRHSLHVAVEQMRMTHELEERRRQAEHAERVAREALAVRDEFFAIATHDLKGPLQSILLSTQLLRRQLPPEAQTVGVKTRLEQILRGTQRMGELIDHFLEVTRGGEKPLKREPVDLFALVRVKVRELGPLVTTHPVHLHVEGTDFQGKWDEASLERVLDNLLGNAVKYSPRGGSIDVWLSEDSPGPDGWVKLRVQDQGMGIPAADLPHIFERFRRGRNVAPVISGSGVGLASAHRLVELHGGTLTVESEEGKGSCFTVRLPRGLSVRESQVEQSA; encoded by the coding sequence ATGAGCTTGCGTGTGCTGCTCATCGACGACAGCCTCGCGGATCAGCGGGCACTGCGGCGGGCACTCGAGAAGGACACGGAGACACGGTGGGAGGTGGAGCAGGCCAGCTCCGCCGAGGAGGGCCTGGAGCGCCTGGGCCACTCCCCGCTGCCCGATGCGCTGGTGCTGGACTTCCACCTGCCGGGGATGGACGGGGTGTCGCTGCTGCGCGAGCTGCGCGAGCGGTGCAAGGAGCGCATGCCGGCGGTGGTGGTGTACACCGGCAGCGGCAGCGAGGCGGTGGCGGTGGCGGCGATGAAGGCCGGGGCCCACGACTACCTCCTCAAGGAGACCTTCACCCCGGAGCGCCTGCGCCACAGTCTCCACGTCGCGGTGGAGCAGATGCGCATGACGCACGAGCTGGAGGAGCGCCGCCGCCAGGCGGAGCACGCCGAGCGGGTGGCGCGCGAGGCCCTCGCGGTGCGGGACGAGTTCTTCGCCATCGCGACGCACGACCTCAAGGGGCCGCTGCAGAGCATCCTCCTGAGTACGCAGCTGCTGCGCCGTCAGCTGCCGCCGGAGGCGCAGACGGTGGGGGTGAAGACGCGGCTGGAGCAGATATTGAGGGGCACCCAGCGCATGGGCGAGCTCATCGACCACTTCCTGGAGGTGACGAGGGGAGGGGAGAAGCCGCTCAAGCGCGAGCCGGTGGATCTGTTCGCGCTGGTGCGGGTGAAGGTGCGCGAGCTGGGGCCGTTGGTGACGACGCACCCGGTGCACCTGCACGTGGAGGGCACGGACTTCCAGGGCAAGTGGGACGAGGCGAGCCTGGAGCGGGTGTTGGACAACCTGCTGGGCAACGCCGTGAAGTACAGCCCGCGCGGGGGCTCCATCGACGTGTGGCTGAGCGAGGACTCCCCGGGGCCCGATGGCTGGGTGAAGCTGCGCGTCCAGGACCAGGGGATGGGGATACCGGCGGCGGACCTGCCGCACATCTTCGAGCGCTTCCGCCGGGGCCGGAACGTGGCCCCGGTCATCTCTGGCAGTGGGGTGGGACTGGCGAGCGCGCACCGGCTGGTGGAACTGCACGGCGGAACGCTCACGGTGGAGAGCGAGGAGGGCAAGGGCTCCTGCTTCACCGTGCGCCTGCCGCGAGGGCTGAGCGTGCGCGAGTCCCAGGTGGAACAATCGGCCTGA
- a CDS encoding carbohydrate ABC transporter permease produces the protein MNKPTNQRAWLLVLPVLVAVAFSAIIPLMTVVNYSVQDILGPDQRVFVGTEWFRKVLRDPELHGALRRQLGFSLAVLTLEIPLGVALALVLPKEGRAASVCLVLLGLPLLIPFNVVGTIWQIFARGDIGLFGVVINALGFQYNYTSNALDAWLTVLLMDVWHWTPLVALLCYAGLRAIPEAYYQAARIDGASAWATFRFIQLPRLRGVLTIAVLLRFMDSFMIYTEPFVLTGGGPGNATTFLSQYLTRLAVGQFDLGPAAAFSLVYFLVILLLSYIFYTAMTSSAGSKEAR, from the coding sequence ATGAACAAGCCCACGAATCAGCGCGCCTGGCTGCTGGTGCTGCCGGTGCTGGTGGCCGTCGCCTTCAGCGCCATCATCCCGTTGATGACGGTGGTGAACTACTCGGTGCAGGACATCCTCGGACCGGACCAGCGGGTCTTCGTGGGGACGGAGTGGTTCCGCAAGGTGCTGAGGGATCCCGAGCTGCACGGAGCCCTGCGGCGGCAGCTCGGCTTCTCGCTGGCGGTGCTCACCCTGGAGATTCCGCTGGGCGTAGCGCTCGCGCTGGTGCTGCCCAAGGAGGGCCGCGCCGCCTCCGTGTGCCTGGTGCTGCTGGGCCTGCCCCTGCTCATCCCCTTCAACGTGGTGGGCACCATCTGGCAGATCTTCGCCCGCGGGGACATCGGCCTCTTCGGCGTGGTCATCAACGCGCTCGGCTTCCAGTACAACTACACGTCCAACGCGCTGGATGCCTGGCTCACGGTGCTGCTCATGGACGTCTGGCATTGGACGCCGCTGGTGGCCCTGCTCTGCTACGCCGGCCTACGCGCCATCCCCGAGGCCTATTACCAGGCGGCCCGCATCGACGGCGCCTCGGCGTGGGCCACGTTCCGCTTCATCCAGCTGCCCCGGCTGCGCGGGGTGCTGACCATCGCCGTGCTGCTGCGCTTCATGGACAGCTTCATGATCTACACCGAGCCCTTCGTCCTCACCGGCGGCGGACCCGGCAACGCCACCACCTTCCTGAGCCAGTACCTCACCCGGCTCGCGGTGGGCCAGTTCGACCTCGGCCCGGCGGCGGCCTTCTCGCTCGTGTACTTCCTCGTCATCCTGCTGCTCAGCTACATCTTCTATACGGCGATGACGAGCTCGGCGGGCTCGAAGGAGGCACGATGA
- a CDS encoding DUF2160 domain-containing protein yields the protein MNLEWMAWTPPTAGFFVVIVLLLAAYTVWGIRSPSLPRRGLLPMATTRGDRLFVGLMGSAFIHLAWVGLTDASVWIALGLSLLFMLFIARWG from the coding sequence ATGAACCTGGAATGGATGGCCTGGACCCCTCCGACGGCCGGCTTCTTCGTGGTCATCGTGCTGCTGCTCGCCGCCTATACCGTCTGGGGAATCCGCTCCCCTTCCCTGCCCCGCCGCGGCCTGCTGCCCATGGCCACCACCCGCGGAGACCGCCTCTTCGTGGGGCTCATGGGCAGCGCCTTCATCCACCTCGCGTGGGTGGGGCTGACGGATGCCTCCGTGTGGATCGCCTTGGGTCTGTCGTTGCTGTTCATGCTCTTCATTGCTCGCTGGGGGTAA
- a CDS encoding ABC transporter ATP-binding protein has product MSHGIELESVTRVVEGETHLADITLKLEPGAFHILLGRTRAGKTSLLRLMAGLDKPTRGTLRADGADVTRVDVRHRNVAMVYQQFVNYPSLTVYENIASPLRLAGKLRGPELERRVRETAAALRLEPYLQRLPAELSGGQQQRTAMARALAKDASLLLLDEPLANLDYKLREELRTEIRQLFRNRPAVVVYATTEPTEALLLGGKTSVLHEGRLLQTGPTLEVYQSPATERVGQIFSDPQMNLWDAELSPEAGARLSPEVAFPLSGHLRGLASGRYRLGVRAHHVRLSPGGPGDVRIPAHVEVEEVSGSETLVHAAHGKLALTAQVEGVHRHPYGAPVELFVPPSRMFVFSPEGRLVAAPSFSSETPAHGQD; this is encoded by the coding sequence GTGAGCCATGGCATCGAGCTGGAGAGCGTCACGCGCGTGGTGGAGGGAGAGACACACCTCGCGGACATCACCCTGAAGCTCGAACCGGGGGCCTTCCACATCCTGCTGGGCCGCACCCGCGCGGGGAAGACGTCGCTGCTGCGCCTCATGGCCGGGCTGGACAAGCCCACCAGGGGCACGCTGCGGGCGGACGGGGCCGACGTGACACGCGTGGACGTGCGCCACCGCAACGTGGCCATGGTGTACCAGCAGTTCGTCAACTACCCCTCGCTCACCGTCTACGAGAACATCGCCTCGCCGCTGCGGCTGGCGGGGAAGCTGCGCGGGCCGGAGCTGGAGCGGCGCGTGCGCGAGACGGCCGCCGCGCTCCGCCTGGAGCCCTACCTCCAGCGGCTCCCCGCGGAGCTGAGCGGCGGGCAACAGCAGCGCACGGCCATGGCGCGCGCGCTGGCCAAGGACGCCTCGCTGCTGCTGCTGGACGAGCCCCTGGCCAACCTCGACTACAAGCTGCGCGAGGAGCTGCGCACCGAAATCCGCCAGCTCTTCCGCAACCGCCCCGCCGTGGTGGTGTACGCCACCACCGAGCCCACCGAGGCGCTGCTGCTCGGCGGGAAGACGTCGGTGCTCCACGAGGGCCGCCTGCTGCAGACGGGCCCGACGCTGGAGGTGTACCAGTCCCCCGCCACCGAGCGCGTGGGACAGATTTTCAGCGACCCGCAGATGAACCTCTGGGACGCCGAGCTCTCCCCGGAGGCGGGAGCGCGCCTGTCACCCGAGGTGGCCTTCCCGCTGTCCGGGCACCTGCGGGGCCTCGCGTCCGGCCGCTACCGGCTGGGGGTGCGCGCCCACCACGTGAGGCTGTCGCCCGGCGGCCCCGGAGACGTCCGCATCCCCGCGCACGTGGAGGTGGAGGAGGTGAGCGGCTCCGAGACGCTCGTGCACGCGGCGCACGGGAAGCTCGCGCTCACCGCGCAGGTGGAGGGCGTGCACCGGCACCCGTACGGCGCGCCGGTGGAGCTGTTCGTCCCGCCCTCCCGGATGTTCGTGTTCAGCCCCGAGGGCCGGCTGGTGGCCGCGCCCTCCTTCTCTTCCGAGACGCCCGCCCATGGCCAGGATTGA
- a CDS encoding carbohydrate ABC transporter permease yields MRRLAVPLYLLLSFVPIYWLVGMSLKTNEEILGGFTPWPRDPTLANYVTIFTDPAWSDGYLNSLTYVGINTVLSVLLSLPAAYAFSRYRFLGDSHLFFWLLSNRMSPPAVFLLPFFQLYSSIGLFDTPWAVALSHMLFTVPLSVWILEGFMSGVPREIDETAYLDGYSFPRFFVRIFLPLIRSGVGVTAFFCFMFSWVELLLARTLTSVEAKPIVATMTRTVSAAGMDWGLLAAAGVLTLVPGAVVIYFVRNYIAKGFALGRV; encoded by the coding sequence ATGAGACGCCTCGCCGTTCCCCTCTACCTGCTGCTCAGCTTCGTCCCCATCTACTGGCTGGTGGGCATGTCGTTGAAGACGAACGAGGAGATATTGGGCGGCTTCACGCCCTGGCCCCGCGACCCCACGCTGGCCAACTACGTCACCATCTTCACCGACCCGGCCTGGAGCGACGGCTACCTCAACTCGCTCACGTACGTGGGCATCAACACCGTGCTCTCCGTGCTGCTGTCGCTGCCCGCGGCCTATGCCTTCTCGCGCTACCGCTTCCTCGGCGACTCGCACCTCTTCTTCTGGCTGCTGAGCAACCGCATGTCGCCCCCGGCCGTCTTCCTGCTGCCCTTCTTCCAGCTCTACTCGAGCATCGGCCTCTTCGATACACCCTGGGCCGTGGCCCTCTCGCACATGCTCTTCACCGTGCCGCTGTCGGTGTGGATCCTGGAAGGCTTCATGTCCGGCGTGCCGAGGGAGATCGACGAGACCGCGTACCTCGACGGGTACAGCTTCCCCCGCTTCTTCGTGCGCATCTTCCTGCCCCTCATCCGCTCGGGCGTGGGCGTGACGGCGTTCTTCTGCTTCATGTTCAGCTGGGTGGAATTGCTGCTGGCGCGCACGCTGACGTCCGTGGAGGCCAAACCCATCGTCGCCACCATGACGCGCACCGTGAGCGCCGCCGGCATGGACTGGGGCCTGCTCGCCGCCGCCGGAGTCCTGACGCTCGTGCCCGGCGCGGTCGTCATCTACTTCGTGCGCAACTACATCGCCAAGGGCTTCGCCCTGGGAAGGGTGTGA
- a CDS encoding S8 family serine peptidase produces MRRRLAILGLLSLTACPIIEEDPLTPELTGTVQGALTPFQGQSASVRTTPSPLETGDRSLSRAVVGALASKGVLRTGLPERPLSARESIIPGEVIVRFEEANLPVETALSRARAPGYRAVHRGRLSEHLHLIRYEPTEVKAWSRPDAREVESVGALTSAEHTALVQQLSAVPGVRYAESNLRVKAFSVPNDPLYSRQWHYPGMNLPAAWDITTGLDSMVVAVVDTGIVRHPDLDSRVIAGMDLISDPANAGDGNGVDNDPTDMGKDSPNGGSSYHGTHVAGTIGAVSNNGLGVAGVTWRGKVQPVRVLGASGGSMADIAAGMNWASGGSVPGVPVNPTPARVVNLSLGGTGTVPQSIQELVNAGVARGSVFVIAAGNENRDATNTFPCNMQNVICVGSVRFDGKRSGFSNYGPPVDVMAAGGQTSEDRNGDSYPDGVLSTLMDARNQPSYEWYNGTSMAAPHVAGIVALMLAVNPSLTFAQVEAILKETADTSSRCAEGCGAGLVNAQAAVLRAKGSSGTEVAPKLGVGSTQLSFSAGGSQQLSVRNLGGGTLQASASVTGAQASSVSLSSRTLSIPAYGSVPLTVSVNPGSLPNGSYVAQLSLRATTGTGSADVLVKFRVGASLDKDAVIAFAYKTLLGEWKVDDEGVALVPAARGYAYSISLPPRTYFALATIDDDGDNEFFEEGERVGFWRDATAFEALDVKRDQAIRDVSFTLVPYRPVEEAPEPVVGKPCTSDGQCGTAGLCVTASQGYPGGYCTLECLTAACPVGSKCYANTEGTEAYCYATCTGMGSQGTCRTGYVCYDDGAGGGACDIP; encoded by the coding sequence ATGCGCCGCCGTCTCGCCATCCTGGGGCTGTTGAGCCTCACTGCCTGTCCCATCATCGAAGAAGATCCACTCACGCCCGAGCTCACCGGTACGGTGCAGGGGGCGCTGACTCCGTTCCAGGGGCAGTCGGCCAGCGTGCGCACCACCCCCTCTCCGCTGGAGACGGGGGACCGGAGCCTCTCGCGGGCCGTGGTGGGTGCCCTTGCCTCCAAGGGGGTGCTGCGCACGGGCCTCCCCGAAAGGCCGCTCTCGGCGCGGGAGTCCATCATCCCGGGAGAAGTCATCGTCCGCTTCGAGGAGGCGAACCTGCCCGTGGAGACGGCCCTCTCCCGGGCGCGGGCGCCCGGCTACCGTGCCGTGCATCGGGGCCGGCTCAGCGAGCACCTGCACCTCATCCGCTACGAGCCCACGGAGGTGAAGGCCTGGTCGCGGCCGGACGCCCGGGAGGTGGAGTCCGTGGGCGCCCTGACGAGCGCGGAGCACACCGCCCTCGTCCAGCAGCTGTCGGCGGTGCCCGGGGTGCGTTACGCGGAGAGCAACCTGCGCGTGAAGGCCTTCTCCGTTCCGAATGATCCGCTCTACTCCCGCCAGTGGCACTACCCGGGCATGAACCTGCCGGCCGCCTGGGACATCACCACCGGCCTGGACTCCATGGTGGTGGCGGTGGTGGACACCGGCATCGTCCGGCACCCGGACCTGGACTCCCGCGTCATCGCGGGCATGGACCTCATCTCGGACCCCGCCAACGCGGGGGATGGCAACGGCGTCGACAATGATCCGACGGACATGGGCAAGGACTCGCCCAACGGCGGCTCCTCGTACCACGGCACGCACGTGGCCGGCACCATCGGCGCGGTGTCCAATAACGGGCTGGGCGTGGCCGGTGTCACCTGGAGGGGGAAGGTGCAGCCGGTGCGCGTGCTGGGCGCCTCGGGCGGCTCGATGGCGGACATCGCCGCGGGGATGAACTGGGCCTCGGGCGGCTCGGTGCCCGGCGTGCCCGTCAACCCCACGCCCGCGCGCGTCGTCAACCTGAGCCTGGGGGGAACGGGGACCGTGCCCCAATCCATCCAGGAGCTCGTCAACGCGGGCGTGGCCCGGGGCTCCGTCTTCGTCATCGCCGCCGGCAATGAGAACCGGGACGCCACCAACACCTTCCCGTGCAACATGCAGAACGTCATCTGCGTGGGCTCGGTGCGCTTCGACGGCAAGCGCAGCGGCTTCTCCAACTATGGCCCTCCGGTGGATGTGATGGCCGCGGGCGGGCAGACCAGCGAGGACCGCAACGGCGACAGCTACCCGGACGGCGTGCTCTCCACCCTGATGGACGCCCGCAACCAGCCCTCCTACGAGTGGTACAACGGCACGAGCATGGCGGCGCCGCACGTGGCGGGCATCGTGGCGCTGATGTTGGCGGTCAATCCCTCGCTCACCTTCGCCCAGGTGGAGGCCATCCTCAAGGAGACGGCCGACACGTCCAGCCGGTGCGCCGAGGGCTGTGGCGCCGGCCTCGTCAACGCCCAGGCCGCCGTGCTGCGGGCCAAGGGCTCCTCCGGCACCGAGGTGGCGCCGAAGCTCGGGGTGGGCTCCACCCAGCTCTCCTTCTCGGCAGGGGGCTCCCAGCAGCTCTCGGTGCGCAACCTGGGAGGGGGCACGCTCCAGGCCAGCGCGAGTGTCACCGGCGCGCAGGCCTCCTCGGTGTCCCTCTCCAGCCGGACGTTGTCGATTCCCGCCTACGGGTCGGTTCCCCTCACGGTGAGCGTCAACCCGGGCTCGCTGCCCAATGGCAGCTACGTGGCCCAGCTCTCCCTGCGAGCCACCACCGGAACGGGCTCCGCCGACGTGCTGGTGAAGTTCCGCGTGGGGGCCTCGCTGGACAAGGACGCCGTCATCGCCTTCGCCTACAAGACGTTGCTCGGGGAGTGGAAGGTGGACGACGAGGGGGTGGCCCTGGTGCCGGCGGCGCGCGGCTACGCCTATTCCATCTCCCTGCCTCCGCGGACCTACTTCGCGCTGGCCACCATCGACGATGACGGGGACAACGAGTTCTTCGAGGAGGGAGAGCGCGTGGGCTTCTGGCGTGACGCCACCGCGTTCGAGGCCCTCGACGTGAAGCGGGACCAGGCGATCCGGGACGTCAGCTTCACCCTGGTGCCCTACAGGCCCGTGGAGGAGGCGCCCGAGCCGGTGGTGGGAAAGCCCTGCACCAGCGATGGGCAGTGCGGCACCGCGGGCCTGTGCGTGACGGCCTCGCAGGGCTACCCGGGAGGGTACTGCACGCTCGAGTGCCTCACCGCCGCCTGCCCGGTGGGCTCCAAGTGCTACGCCAACACCGAGGGCACGGAGGCCTACTGCTACGCGACCTGCACGGGCATGGGAAGCCAGGGCACCTGCCGGACAGGCTACGTCTGCTACGACGATGGGGCCGGTGGCGGAGCATGTGACATCCCTTGA
- a CDS encoding ABC transporter substrate-binding protein, which translates to MKNTWKCVLALAVAVPIAGCKKESKPEEGAKPAATAQQQQVDLAALEKAAAEWVDKEFQPSTLTREQQLAELKWFREAAAPYRGQTINVVSETIDTHVYEAKTMAKAFEEITGIKVKHDLIQEGDVIEKLQTQMQSGTSIYDMYVNDSDLIGTHVRYGHVVPLSDFMAGEGKDVTLPTLDIDDFMGKSFVTGPDGKLYQLPDQQFANLYWFRQDWFSRPDLRERFKKKYGYELGVPVNWSAYEDIAEFFTNDVQQLDGVRVYGHMDYGKKDPSLGWRFTDAWLSMAGVGDKGLPNGKPVDEWGIRVEGCNPAGASVARGGETNGPAAVYALTKYIDWLKKYAPPQAAGMTFSEAGPVPGQGNVAQQIFWYTGFTAALTKPGLPVVNADGSPKWRMAPSPHGPYWQEGMKLGYQDTGSWTMLKSTPLERRKAAWLYAQFTVAKTTSLKKFLVGLTPVRDSDVRSEHVTKVADRYGGLVEFYRSPARVAWTPTGTNVPDYPKLAQLWWQNISLAVEGEKTPQQAMDTLAEQMDGVLGRLERAGMQNCPPKLNPVKEASFWLDAPGAPHAKLANEKPKGETVPYEQLLQAWKQGSAK; encoded by the coding sequence TTGAAGAACACGTGGAAGTGTGTGCTGGCGCTGGCCGTGGCAGTCCCCATCGCCGGGTGCAAGAAGGAGTCGAAGCCAGAGGAAGGTGCGAAGCCCGCCGCCACCGCCCAGCAACAACAGGTGGACCTGGCCGCGCTGGAGAAGGCCGCCGCGGAGTGGGTGGACAAGGAGTTCCAGCCGAGCACCCTCACCCGGGAGCAGCAGCTCGCGGAGCTGAAGTGGTTCCGAGAGGCCGCCGCCCCCTACCGCGGACAGACGATCAACGTGGTCTCGGAGACGATCGACACCCACGTCTACGAGGCCAAGACGATGGCCAAGGCCTTCGAGGAGATTACGGGCATCAAGGTCAAGCACGACCTCATCCAGGAAGGCGATGTCATCGAGAAGCTGCAGACGCAGATGCAGTCGGGCACCAGCATCTATGACATGTATGTGAATGACAGCGACCTGATTGGCACCCACGTGCGCTACGGCCACGTGGTGCCGCTGTCGGACTTCATGGCGGGCGAGGGCAAGGACGTGACGCTGCCCACGCTCGACATCGATGACTTCATGGGGAAGAGCTTCGTCACCGGCCCGGACGGCAAGCTGTACCAGCTGCCGGACCAGCAGTTCGCCAACCTGTACTGGTTCCGTCAGGACTGGTTCAGCCGGCCGGACCTGCGCGAGCGCTTCAAGAAGAAGTACGGCTACGAGCTGGGCGTGCCGGTGAACTGGTCCGCCTACGAGGACATCGCCGAGTTCTTCACCAACGACGTGCAGCAGCTCGACGGCGTCCGGGTGTACGGCCACATGGACTACGGGAAGAAGGATCCGTCCCTGGGCTGGCGCTTCACGGACGCGTGGCTGTCCATGGCGGGCGTGGGCGACAAGGGCCTGCCCAACGGCAAGCCGGTGGACGAGTGGGGCATCCGCGTCGAGGGCTGCAACCCGGCGGGCGCCTCGGTGGCGCGCGGCGGCGAGACGAACGGCCCGGCCGCGGTGTACGCGCTGACGAAGTACATCGACTGGCTGAAGAAGTACGCGCCGCCCCAGGCCGCCGGCATGACGTTCTCCGAGGCGGGCCCGGTTCCCGGCCAGGGCAACGTGGCGCAGCAGATCTTCTGGTACACGGGCTTCACCGCGGCGCTGACGAAGCCGGGGCTGCCGGTGGTGAACGCGGACGGCTCGCCCAAGTGGCGCATGGCGCCCTCGCCGCATGGCCCGTACTGGCAGGAGGGCATGAAGCTCGGCTACCAGGACACGGGCTCGTGGACGATGCTCAAGAGCACCCCGCTGGAGAGGCGGAAGGCGGCGTGGCTGTATGCGCAGTTCACGGTGGCGAAGACGACGTCGCTGAAGAAGTTCCTCGTGGGGCTGACGCCGGTGCGGGACTCGGACGTGCGCTCCGAGCACGTGACGAAGGTGGCGGACCGGTACGGCGGCCTGGTGGAGTTCTACCGGAGCCCGGCGCGCGTGGCGTGGACGCCCACGGGCACCAACGTGCCGGACTACCCGAAGCTGGCGCAGCTGTGGTGGCAGAACATCAGCCTGGCCGTCGAGGGCGAGAAGACGCCCCAGCAGGCCATGGACACGCTGGCCGAGCAGATGGACGGCGTGCTGGGCCGCCTGGAGCGCGCGGGCATGCAGAACTGCCCGCCCAAGCTCAACCCGGTGAAGGAGGCGTCCTTCTGGCTCGACGCGCCGGGCGCCCCCCACGCGAAGCTCGCCAACGAGAAGCCCAAGGGCGAGACCGTGCCCTATGAGCAGCTCCTGCAGGCCTGGAAGCAAGGGAGCGCGAAGTAG
- a CDS encoding biliverdin-producing heme oxygenase, producing the protein MFSPAPLPPEPRHLLQTLKAETRPHHERAERVVRLMSPDLTPSGYRRHLEALYGLYAPVEASLAACLEGRFPELRLAERWKVALLKVDLLALGHDGASLARLPRHPGLPSLSGVPEALGALYVLEGATLGGQLILRHLTRHFQGASVGVFAFFRVYGESVGPMWKAFGEALAHACPEPALTPRVVRGAQDTFEAFEAWLREARVDAPSCL; encoded by the coding sequence TTGTTCTCCCCAGCGCCCCTTCCCCCAGAGCCGCGTCACCTGCTGCAGACCTTGAAGGCGGAGACCCGTCCGCACCATGAGCGCGCCGAGCGCGTGGTGCGGCTGATGTCTCCGGACCTCACCCCGTCCGGCTACCGGCGCCACCTGGAGGCGCTCTACGGCCTCTACGCCCCGGTGGAAGCCTCCCTCGCCGCCTGCCTGGAGGGACGCTTCCCCGAGCTGCGCCTCGCCGAGCGGTGGAAGGTGGCGCTGCTGAAGGTGGATCTCCTGGCACTCGGCCATGACGGGGCCTCGCTGGCCCGCCTGCCCCGCCACCCGGGCCTGCCCTCCCTGTCCGGGGTGCCCGAGGCGCTCGGGGCCCTGTACGTCCTGGAGGGGGCGACGCTCGGGGGACAGCTCATCCTGCGCCACCTCACCCGCCACTTCCAGGGCGCCTCCGTGGGAGTCTTCGCCTTCTTCCGGGTCTACGGCGAGTCCGTGGGGCCCATGTGGAAGGCCTTCGGCGAGGCCCTGGCGCACGCCTGCCCGGAGCCCGCGCTCACTCCCCGGGTGGTGCGCGGCGCCCAGGACACCTTCGAGGCCTTCGAGGCCTGGCTTCGAGAGGCTCGGGTCGATGCGCCCTCCTGTCTCTGA
- a CDS encoding response regulator has translation MMERPLLLVEDSDPDAEALLRIARKLPLSAPVVRVADGESALDYLFQRGEYAQAPRPVLVLLDLNLPGIGGQEVLAQLKADPGLRSLPIIIFSNSSQAKDVSTAYAGGANSYLFKPSGAVELQEVARALECFWFSAALLPGLEEPTG, from the coding sequence ATGATGGAACGGCCCCTGCTGCTCGTGGAGGACAGTGATCCGGACGCGGAGGCGCTGTTGCGCATCGCCCGCAAGCTGCCGCTGTCGGCGCCCGTGGTGCGGGTGGCGGATGGGGAGTCGGCGCTCGACTACCTCTTCCAGCGGGGGGAGTACGCGCAGGCGCCCCGGCCGGTGCTGGTGCTGCTGGACCTGAACCTGCCGGGCATCGGCGGCCAGGAGGTGCTCGCCCAGCTCAAGGCCGACCCGGGGTTGCGCTCCCTGCCCATCATCATCTTCTCCAATTCCTCCCAGGCGAAGGACGTGAGCACGGCCTATGCCGGAGGCGCCAACAGCTATCTCTTCAAGCCGAGTGGTGCCGTGGAGCTACAGGAGGTCGCGCGCGCGCTGGAGTGCTTCTGGTTCAGCGCCGCGCTGCTTCCCGGACTGGAGGAGCCCACGGGATGA
- a CDS encoding ABC transporter ATP-binding protein has product MARIELRGIAHAYVPTPASEQDYALRPLELVWEDGGAYALLGPSGCGKTTLLNIISGLLRPTRGQVLFDGVDVTAAPPQRRNIAQVFQFPVIYDTMSVSENLAFPLRNRGLGAAETRARVEEVAELLELTAELRMRASGLSADLRQRISLGRGLVRRDVAAILLDEPLTVIDPHVKWLLRRKLKQVHEQLKMTLVYVTHDQVEALTLADRVVVMNQGRVVQVGTPQELFERPADTFVGYFIGSPGMNLLPCAVEDGAVVVEGQRLPLDAGVCARAREAGGELRLGIRPEFLRRVPEGTPSSVRVEVTQVEDLGRHKLATARLGTQALKVRLPEEERLSPGEACWLELPPRWTTLYAGGRAIP; this is encoded by the coding sequence ATGGCCAGGATTGAGCTCCGCGGCATCGCCCACGCCTACGTGCCCACGCCCGCGTCCGAGCAGGACTACGCGCTGCGCCCCCTGGAGCTCGTCTGGGAGGACGGTGGCGCCTACGCGCTGCTGGGGCCGTCCGGGTGCGGGAAGACGACGCTGCTCAACATCATCTCCGGCCTGCTGCGGCCCACGCGGGGACAGGTGCTCTTCGACGGCGTGGACGTCACCGCGGCCCCGCCGCAGCGGCGCAACATCGCCCAGGTGTTCCAGTTCCCCGTCATCTACGACACGATGAGCGTCTCGGAGAACCTCGCCTTCCCGCTGCGCAACCGGGGGCTGGGGGCCGCCGAGACGCGGGCCCGGGTGGAGGAGGTGGCGGAGCTGCTGGAGCTCACCGCGGAGCTGCGCATGCGGGCCAGCGGGCTGTCCGCGGACCTGCGCCAGCGGATTTCGCTGGGCCGGGGGCTGGTGCGCCGGGACGTGGCGGCCATCCTCCTGGACGAGCCCCTGACGGTCATCGACCCGCACGTGAAGTGGCTGCTGCGCCGCAAGCTGAAGCAGGTGCACGAGCAGCTGAAGATGACACTGGTGTACGTGACGCACGACCAAGTGGAGGCGCTGACGCTCGCGGACCGGGTGGTGGTGATGAACCAGGGGCGCGTGGTGCAGGTGGGCACGCCGCAGGAGCTCTTCGAGCGCCCGGCGGACACCTTCGTCGGCTACTTCATCGGCAGCCCGGGGATGAACCTGCTGCCATGCGCCGTGGAGGACGGGGCGGTGGTGGTGGAGGGGCAACGGCTGCCGCTGGACGCGGGCGTGTGCGCGCGGGCGCGGGAGGCCGGGGGCGAGCTGCGGCTCGGCATCCGCCCCGAGTTCCTCCGGCGCGTCCCCGAGGGCACCCCGTCCTCGGTGCGCGTCGAGGTGACGCAGGTGGAGGACCTGGGGCGGCACAAGCTGGCCACGGCGCGGCTGGGGACGCAGGCCCTGAAGGTGCGGCTGCCCGAGGAGGAGCGGCTCTCGCCGGGCGAGGCCTGCTGGCTGGAGCTGCCGCCGCGCTGGACGACGCTGTACGCCGGAGGCCGAGCCATTCCATGA